A region of Arabidopsis thaliana chromosome 5, partial sequence DNA encodes the following proteins:
- a CDS encoding TFIIB zinc-binding protein (TFIIB zinc-binding protein; FUNCTIONS IN: transcription regulator activity, zinc ion binding; INVOLVED IN: regulation of transcription, DNA-dependent, regulation of transcription, transcription initiation; CONTAINS InterPro DOMAIN/s: Transcription factor TFIIB related (InterPro:IPR000812), Zinc finger, TFIIB-type (InterPro:IPR013137); BEST Arabidopsis thaliana protein match is: Cyclin-like family protein (TAIR:AT3G29380.1); Has 88 Blast hits to 88 proteins in 15 species: Archae - 0; Bacteria - 0; Metazoa - 0; Fungi - 0; Plants - 88; Viruses - 0; Other Eukaryotes - 0 (source: NCBI BLink).): MEVITCLDCKKRTDTVIDYRSGDTICTECGLILDSHYIVDSFDRNISYMTPSIRTKHKVGTNVLIKNPNPKDKASSISFRVSSPSCCSHYALLEVEVHHTRLIEELVLVRFDCLAVYLR, encoded by the exons ATGGAGGTAATTACTTGCTTGGACTGCAAGAAACGAACCGATACGGTAATTGATTATCGATCTGGGGATACAATCTGCACAGAATGTGGTTTAATCCTCGATTCCCACTATATTGTCGATTCTTTTGACCGAAATATCTCATATATGACTCCTTCTATCAGGACCAAACACAAGGTCGGCACAAACGTTCTCATCAagaaccctaaccctaaagACAAAGCCTCCTCCATAAGCTTCAGGGTCTCATCACCATCTTGCTGCAGTCATTATGCTCTTCTAGAAGTAGAAGTTCATCACACGAGGTTGATCGAGGAGctag tGCTCGTGAGATTTGATTGTCTTGCAGTTTACTTGAGATAG
- a CDS encoding transcription factor UPBEAT-like protein (unknown protein; BEST Arabidopsis thaliana protein match is: unknown protein (TAIR:AT3G29370.1); Has 15 Blast hits to 15 proteins in 4 species: Archae - 0; Bacteria - 0; Metazoa - 0; Fungi - 0; Plants - 15; Viruses - 0; Other Eukaryotes - 0 (source: NCBI BLink).), producing MFLFFTMRILKTQRSRGGRRTSKKFGNRRTSGGEKFSEKLQALKSLLPPPSKMTEQSRQDAYVEEDSSVGETEQLFQETADYIVRLRGQVVVLQKLIEIYGSSDQKEDNFVS from the coding sequence atgttcttgttcttcacGATGAGAATCTTGAAAACTCAAAGAtccagaggaggaagaagaacaagcaAGAAATTTGGAAACAGAAGAACAAGTGGAGGAGAAAAGTTCTCGGAGAAGCTTCAGGCGCTTAAGagtcttcttcctccgccgTCGAAGATGACGGAGCAGAGTCGTCAAGATGCTTACGTGGAAGAAGATTCCAGTGTTGGAGAGACGGAACAGTTGTTTCAAGAAACTGCGGATTACATTGTCAGACTTAGGGGACAAGTCGTGGTGTTGCAAAAGTTAATCGAGATTTATGGATCATCTGATCAGAAGgaagataattttgtttcataa